A genomic segment from Vanessa cardui chromosome 30, ilVanCard2.1, whole genome shotgun sequence encodes:
- the LOC124542085 gene encoding zinc finger protein ZPR1, protein MCSEDKKPLFRDLTAEDPDPEVTEIESFCFNCHANGITRLLLTRIPFYKNVVIMSFSCEKCGFENNEIQPGGAYAELGVRWKLRVEDPIDLNRQVVKSDYTAVRIPELDFEIPAQSQKGEVTTVEGIISRAMAGLSQDQEVRRQQHPDAANQIDQFVQRMQVLKNGEKPWILELEDISGNCFIENPEAPKKDPRCERSDFKRTTEQNNTLGIYMQEEVRTSSLAGALSPCDPELNSYERLAADEVLQFRTNCPDCNAPADTNMKITNIPHFKEVVIMATVCEACGHRTNEVKSGGGVEDQGVRFEVRIANREDFSRDVLKSETCSMSIPELDLEVGGRALGGRFSTAEGLVRATLEQIKDAPTLQGDAPKLAKENLERFTEKLQEVLEGKRAITLILDDPAGNSYVQNLNDDPSTFDDGLKVTRYERTYEQNDELGLNDMKTEGYEAES, encoded by the exons atgtgctCTGAAGATAAGAAACCTTTGTTCAGGGATCTCACTGCTGAAGATCCGGACCCTGAAGTGACTGAAATTGAGTCTTTTTGTTTCAATTGTCACGCGAAT gGTATAACTCGGCTTCTTCTGACCCGAATACCATTTTACAAGAATGTCGTGATCATGTCATTCTCCTGTGAGAAGTGTGGATTTGAAAATAATGAGATACAACCTGGTGGGGCATACGCTGAGCTTGGAGTTCG ATGGAAACTCCGTGTTGAAGATCCTATAGACTTGAACAGGCAAGTTGTCAAAAGTGACTACACGGCTGTACGCATACCGGAATTGGACTTTGAGATACCAGCGCAGAGTCAGAAAGGAG AAGTAACAACAGTTGAGGGTATCATTAGCAGGGCGATGGCAGGTCTCAGCCAGGACCAGGAAGTGCGGAGACAACAGCACCCAGATGCAGCGAACCAGATAGATCAGTTTGTTCAGCGTATGCAGGTTCTCAAGAATGGAGAGAAACCGTGGATTCTGGAGTTGGAGGATATCAGTG GCAATTGCTTCATAGAAAACCCAGAAGCCCCAAAGAAGGATCCGAGGTGTGAGAGATCTGACTTCAAACGGACAACGGAGCAGAATAACACACTTGGGATATACATGCAGGAAGAGGTACGTACA TCGTCTCTGGCTGGCGCGCTGTCCCCCTGCGACCCTGAGCTGAACAGCTACGAGCGTCTGGCGGCGGACGAGGTGCTCCAGTTCCGGACCAACTGCCCCGACTGCAACGCGCCCGCCGACACCAACATGAAGATCACGA ACATACCACACTTCAAGGAAGTGGTCATCATGGCGACCGTTTGCGAGGCGTGTGGTCACCGCACCAACGAG GTGAAGTCGGGAGGTGGCGTTGAAGACCAGGGCGTCAGGTTCGAAGTCAGGATTGCTAACAGAGAGGACTTCTCGAGAGATGTGCTCAAG TCCGAAACCTGCAGCATGTCAATACCAGAGCTGGACTTGGAGGTTGGGGGGCGAGCGCTGGGGGGCCGGTTCTCGACGGCGGAGGGCCTCGTGCGCGCCACGCTGGAGCAGATCAAAGACGCGCCCACGCTGCAGGGCGACGCCCCCAAACTTGCCAAAGAGAACCTGGAGAG GTTCACGGAGAAGTTACAAGAGGTTCTGGAGGGAAAGCGAGCTATCACTCTCATACTGGATGATCCAGCGGGAAATTCTTATGTGCAGAATTTAAACGATGATCCCTCTACGTTTGATGATG GTCTAAAGGTTACTAGATATGAGAGGACATACGAACAGAATGATGAGCTCGGCCTAAATGACATGAAGACAGAGGGCTATGAAGCAGAGAGCTGA